One region of Clostridiales bacterium genomic DNA includes:
- a CDS encoding YlxM family DNA-binding protein, whose product MPDETVWRTMLFDFYGDLLTDKQREYYDLHYNQDLSLAEIAASSGISRQGVWDNIRRADAALRDTEARLGLVRRFAAQRTAAAALEDTLTKLRDTVGGDARLLAERALRQLQDLKG is encoded by the coding sequence ATGCCGGACGAGACCGTGTGGCGCACGATGCTGTTCGATTTTTACGGCGATCTGCTCACGGACAAGCAGCGGGAGTATTACGACCTCCATTATAATCAGGACCTCTCTCTGGCGGAGATCGCCGCCAGCAGCGGCATTTCGCGTCAGGGCGTGTGGGACAACATCCGCCGCGCGGACGCCGCGCTGCGCGATACGGAGGCCCGGCTCGGCCTGGTGCGGCGCTTCGCTGCGCAGCGCACGGCCGCGGCCGCGCTGGAGGATACGCTCACGAAGCTGCGCGACACCGTCGGCGGCGACGCCCGGCTGCTGGCCGAGCGGGCGCTGCGGCAGCTTCAGGATCTGAAAGGATAG
- a CDS encoding KH domain-containing protein encodes MKELLTYIVQNLVEKPDEVSVTEREANGETVFEVRVADGDMGKVIGRQGRIVKEIRILMKAVAQRKGKKVSVEIMD; translated from the coding sequence ATGAAAGAGCTTCTGACCTATATTGTGCAGAACCTCGTGGAAAAACCGGACGAGGTCTCTGTGACCGAGCGCGAGGCCAACGGCGAGACCGTGTTTGAAGTGCGCGTCGCCGACGGCGATATGGGCAAGGTCATCGGCCGTCAGGGCCGGATCGTCAAAGAGATCCGCATCCTGATGAAGGCCGTCGCCCAGAGAAAGGGCAAGAAAGTCTCCGTGGAGATCATGGATTGA
- a CDS encoding glycoside hydrolase family 25 protein produces MKNNSTFRRALAVLLAAAMTFALTGCSVRELHIGQVEVNTGAGTAWITPARGVDRFDIPAADFSAGADGSVTYTGTAYRVLQGIDVSTFQQDIDWQAVADSGIAFAVIRAGYRGYGKGGIVEDDRFRQNVAGACAAGLRVGLYFFSQAVTPEEAAEEAQWLVDAARDYKIDMPLVFDWENIDQSTVAAGDTVRTAEMTGEDVTACAVAFCETVTAAGYDAAVYGNRWQGYYDYDFAQLKDYAFWVSAPGTADDFYYAHDFWQYSYDGTVPGVSGSVDRDLWFVPITT; encoded by the coding sequence ATGAAAAACAATTCCACATTCCGCCGCGCGCTGGCCGTGCTGCTGGCCGCGGCGATGACGTTCGCACTCACGGGCTGCTCCGTGCGCGAACTGCACATCGGCCAGGTCGAGGTGAACACCGGCGCCGGCACGGCGTGGATCACCCCGGCCAGAGGCGTGGACAGGTTCGACATTCCGGCGGCCGATTTTTCCGCCGGGGCGGACGGCAGCGTGACCTACACCGGCACGGCCTACCGCGTGCTGCAGGGCATCGACGTGTCCACGTTCCAGCAGGACATCGACTGGCAGGCCGTCGCGGATTCCGGCATCGCCTTCGCGGTCATCCGCGCGGGCTACCGGGGCTACGGCAAGGGCGGCATCGTCGAAGACGACCGTTTCCGCCAGAACGTGGCCGGGGCGTGCGCGGCGGGGCTGCGCGTGGGGCTGTACTTCTTCTCGCAGGCGGTCACGCCCGAGGAGGCGGCCGAGGAGGCGCAGTGGCTCGTGGACGCGGCGCGCGATTACAAGATCGACATGCCGCTCGTGTTCGACTGGGAGAACATTGACCAGAGCACCGTCGCCGCCGGCGACACGGTGCGCACGGCGGAGATGACCGGCGAGGACGTCACGGCCTGCGCCGTCGCGTTCTGCGAGACGGTCACGGCCGCGGGCTACGACGCCGCCGTCTACGGCAACCGCTGGCAGGGGTACTATGACTACGACTTTGCCCAGCTCAAAGACTACGCCTTCTGGGTGAGCGCGCCGGGCACGGCGGACGATTTTTACTACGCGCACGATTTCTGGCAGTACAGCTACGACGGCACGGTGCCGGGCGTCTCCGGCAGCGTGGACCGTGACCTGTGGTTCGTGCCGATCACGACCTGA
- the ffh gene encoding signal recognition particle protein translates to MAFESLSDKLTEAFKRLRGKGRLTEADVKEAMREVKLALLEADVNFKVVKDFVRKVTERATGADVLESLSPAQMVIKIVNEELTALMGSENQKLNISSQSPSVVMLVGLQGAGKTTNGAKLAGLMRKQGKHPLLVACDVYRPAAIQQLETVGRQLDIPVFQMGQGDPVEIAKAGIEHAKKHGNDLVFLDTAGRLHIDEALMTELQNIKAAVNPAEILLVIDAMIGQDAVATAQAFDDALDITGVMLTKLDGDARGGAALSIKALTGKPIKFAGIGEKLDQIEPFHPDRMASRILGMGDVLTLIEKAEQNLDQKKAEEMAERLRQNRFTLTDYYDQLQQIKGMGSLQDIAGMIPGMDAKALSGANVDEKAMGRIEAIIQSMTPGERDNPAILNSSRKKRIAAGAGTSVVEINKLLKQFELMQQLVRQMSGNSKAMKRMKRGGRGGLGGLGNLFGGGGRPYGF, encoded by the coding sequence ATGGCATTTGAATCCCTGTCGGACAAGCTGACCGAGGCGTTCAAACGCCTGCGCGGCAAGGGCCGGCTCACGGAGGCCGACGTGAAGGAGGCCATGCGTGAGGTCAAGCTCGCGCTGCTAGAGGCGGACGTGAACTTCAAGGTCGTCAAGGACTTTGTGCGCAAAGTGACCGAGCGCGCCACGGGCGCGGATGTGCTCGAGAGCCTCTCGCCCGCGCAGATGGTCATCAAGATCGTCAACGAAGAGCTCACCGCTCTCATGGGCAGCGAGAACCAGAAGCTGAACATCAGCTCCCAGTCGCCGAGCGTCGTCATGCTCGTCGGCCTGCAGGGCGCGGGCAAGACGACCAACGGCGCCAAGCTCGCCGGCCTCATGCGCAAGCAGGGCAAGCACCCGCTGCTCGTCGCGTGCGACGTGTACCGTCCCGCGGCCATCCAGCAGCTTGAGACCGTCGGCCGCCAGCTCGACATTCCCGTGTTCCAGATGGGGCAGGGCGACCCGGTCGAGATCGCCAAGGCCGGCATCGAGCACGCGAAAAAGCACGGCAACGACCTCGTCTTTCTCGACACGGCCGGCCGCCTGCACATCGACGAGGCGCTCATGACCGAGCTGCAGAACATCAAGGCCGCCGTCAACCCCGCGGAGATCCTGCTCGTCATCGACGCGATGATCGGCCAGGACGCGGTGGCGACCGCGCAGGCCTTTGACGACGCGCTCGATATCACCGGCGTCATGCTCACGAAGCTCGACGGCGACGCCCGCGGCGGCGCCGCGCTGTCGATCAAGGCGCTGACCGGCAAGCCCATCAAGTTTGCCGGCATCGGCGAGAAGCTTGACCAGATCGAGCCCTTCCACCCCGACCGTATGGCCAGCCGCATCCTCGGCATGGGCGATGTGCTCACGCTCATCGAAAAGGCCGAGCAGAACCTCGACCAGAAAAAGGCCGAGGAAATGGCCGAGCGTCTGCGGCAGAACCGCTTCACGCTCACGGATTATTACGACCAGCTCCAGCAGATCAAGGGCATGGGCTCTCTGCAGGACATCGCCGGCATGATCCCCGGCATGGACGCCAAGGCCCTCTCGGGCGCGAACGTCGACGAGAAGGCCATGGGCCGCATCGAGGCGATCATCCAGTCCATGACCCCCGGCGAGCGCGACAACCCCGCCATCTTAAACTCCAGCCGCAAAAAGCGCATCGCGGCGGGCGCGGGCACGAGCGTGGTCGAGATCAACAAGCTGCTCAAGCAGTTCGAGCTCATGCAGCAGCTCGTGCGTCAGATGTCCGGAAACAGCAAGGCCATGAAGCGTATGAAGCGCGGCGGCCGCGGCGGACTCGGCGGGCTGGGCAATCTGTTCGGCGGCGGCGGCCGTCCGTACGGATTCTAA
- the rpsP gene encoding 30S ribosomal protein S16, whose protein sequence is MVKIRLRRMGAKKAPYYRIVVADSRFARDGRCIEEIGTYDPLSTDKKIVVDAERANYWLANGAQPTDTVRVLLKKAIAAE, encoded by the coding sequence ATGGTCAAGATCAGACTTCGCAGAATGGGCGCCAAGAAGGCCCCGTACTACCGCATCGTGGTGGCGGACTCCCGTTTCGCACGCGACGGCAGATGCATTGAGGAGATCGGCACGTACGATCCGCTGAGCACGGATAAGAAGATCGTCGTCGACGCCGAGCGCGCCAACTACTGGCTCGCCAACGGTGCACAGCCGACGGATACCGTTCGTGTGCTGCTCAAGAAAGCCATCGCAGCGGAATAA
- a CDS encoding insulinase family protein has product MERIRTEILPGVWLTALRTDKFKTAWLSVNLLTQLRRETAACTAVLPYVLRRGSTRLPDLETIAAELENLYGASITPSVRKLGEIQAVGFEAEFADDGAVGEEIFPRLAADVADLLLHPNTRGGLLRPDIVDSEREKLLERIRAGMNNKRAYAIERLYAHMCCCEDYAVPRLGEEADAERIHYRKLTMRYHDVLSTSPVEIFYCGSLEGGRVARILTDVLSTMPRGEIDEDIGTDIRMNALEAEPRYVTETLPVAQGQLAVGYRLGACMTEPDIPALFVFNALYGGCVTSKLFLNVREKLSLCYYVGSRLSTHKGLLTVTSGIDVKNYERALAEITAQLDAVRTGDFTDGELRSAIRSVASDLRATADAPDALAWYWLNRTVQGLDIDPAEMAALVEEVTRTDVTDIAAGVVCDCVYLLKGTEETADDE; this is encoded by the coding sequence ATGGAACGCATCCGCACGGAAATTCTCCCCGGCGTGTGGCTGACCGCCCTGCGCACGGACAAGTTCAAGACCGCGTGGCTGAGCGTGAACCTGCTGACGCAGCTGCGGCGAGAAACGGCGGCGTGCACGGCCGTGCTGCCGTATGTGCTGCGGCGCGGCAGCACGCGCCTGCCCGATCTGGAGACGATCGCGGCCGAGCTCGAGAACCTCTACGGCGCGAGCATCACGCCGAGCGTGCGCAAGCTCGGCGAGATCCAGGCCGTGGGCTTCGAGGCCGAGTTTGCCGACGACGGCGCGGTGGGCGAGGAGATCTTCCCCCGGCTCGCGGCCGACGTGGCAGACCTGCTGCTGCACCCGAACACGCGCGGCGGCCTGCTGCGGCCGGATATCGTGGACAGCGAGCGTGAGAAGCTGCTCGAGCGCATCCGCGCCGGCATGAACAACAAGCGCGCCTACGCCATCGAGCGGCTGTACGCCCACATGTGCTGCTGCGAGGACTACGCCGTGCCCCGTCTCGGCGAAGAGGCGGACGCCGAGCGCATCCACTACCGCAAGCTCACGATGCGCTACCACGACGTGCTCTCGACGAGCCCCGTGGAGATCTTCTACTGCGGCTCGCTCGAGGGCGGGCGCGTCGCGCGCATCCTCACGGACGTGCTCTCGACGATGCCGCGCGGCGAGATCGACGAGGACATCGGCACGGACATCCGCATGAACGCGCTCGAAGCCGAGCCGCGCTATGTGACCGAGACGCTCCCGGTCGCGCAGGGGCAGCTCGCCGTGGGCTACCGTCTCGGCGCGTGCATGACCGAGCCGGACATCCCGGCGCTGTTCGTCTTTAACGCCCTCTACGGCGGCTGCGTCACGTCCAAGCTCTTTTTGAACGTGCGCGAGAAGCTCAGCCTGTGCTACTACGTCGGCTCGCGCCTGAGCACGCACAAGGGCCTGCTGACCGTGACGAGCGGCATCGACGTGAAAAACTACGAGCGCGCGCTCGCCGAGATCACGGCGCAGCTCGACGCCGTGCGCACCGGCGACTTTACGGACGGCGAGCTGCGCTCCGCCATCCGCAGCGTGGCCAGCGACCTGCGCGCCACGGCCGACGCGCCCGACGCGCTGGCGTGGTACTGGCTCAACCGCACGGTGCAGGGGCTGGACATCGACCCGGCCGAGATGGCCGCGCTCGTGGAAGAGGTCACGCGCACGGACGTGACGGACATCGCCGCCGGCGTCGTGTGCGACTGTGTGTATCTGCTCAAGGGAACGGAGGAGACTGCCGATGACGAATGA
- the rimM gene encoding ribosome maturation factor RimM (Essential for efficient processing of 16S rRNA) gives MQKPYLEAGKIVNTHGVRGEVRIQPWADDAAFLLGFRTFYIDGAPVHVAHSRVHKGMLVVKFQGVDDVNAAMTLKNRVVSIARADVTLPDGQYFQQDLLGIAVETDTGETLGTLREILDLPRGSVYVVQGDREVLIPDRPEFVRSIDPAAGRMVVHLIEGM, from the coding sequence ATGCAAAAACCGTATCTGGAGGCAGGAAAGATCGTCAACACGCACGGCGTGCGCGGCGAGGTGCGCATCCAGCCGTGGGCGGATGACGCGGCGTTCCTGCTCGGCTTCCGGACGTTTTATATCGACGGCGCGCCCGTGCACGTCGCGCACAGCCGCGTGCACAAGGGCATGCTCGTCGTGAAGTTTCAGGGCGTGGACGATGTCAACGCCGCCATGACGCTGAAAAACCGCGTCGTGTCCATCGCGCGCGCGGACGTCACGCTGCCCGACGGGCAGTATTTCCAGCAGGACCTGCTCGGCATCGCTGTCGAGACCGACACGGGCGAGACCCTCGGCACACTGCGCGAGATCCTGGACCTGCCGCGCGGCAGCGTCTACGTCGTGCAGGGCGACCGCGAGGTGCTCATCCCCGACCGGCCGGAGTTCGTGCGCAGCATCGACCCCGCCGCCGGGCGCATGGTCGTGCACCTGATCGAAGGGATGTGA
- the lgt gene encoding prolipoprotein diacylglyceryl transferase, whose protein sequence is MPTMMRDAAISFPLLGSWSIDPSASFTLFGRTFYWYGVIIAVGFILAMLYCARHCRRCGIEPDTLYDFLIWMIPLAIIGARLYYVIFQWSDYRGHPIDALKIWEGGLAIYGGVIAGLLTGIIWCRKKKIPFGAMADVCAPGLLIGQCIGRWGNFINREAFGRETTAFSRMGLTLPGRETVYVHPTFLYESLWNFVGFLLLHFWFQKHERRFDGEFILLYAVWYGIGRALIEGLRTDSLYIAGTGIRVSQLLAGVSAAAAAVVLALFYTGKLRHAPRYVDRGAGGQPDA, encoded by the coding sequence ATGCCGACGATGATGCGTGACGCCGCCATCAGCTTTCCCCTGCTCGGCAGCTGGAGCATCGACCCCAGCGCGTCGTTCACGCTCTTCGGCCGCACGTTTTACTGGTACGGCGTGATCATCGCCGTGGGCTTCATTCTGGCGATGCTCTACTGCGCGCGGCACTGCCGCCGCTGCGGCATCGAGCCGGACACGCTCTATGACTTTCTCATCTGGATGATCCCGCTGGCCATCATCGGCGCGCGGCTGTACTACGTCATCTTCCAGTGGAGCGACTACCGCGGCCACCCCATCGACGCGCTCAAGATCTGGGAGGGCGGACTCGCCATCTACGGCGGCGTGATCGCGGGGCTGCTGACCGGCATCATCTGGTGCAGGAAAAAGAAGATCCCCTTCGGCGCGATGGCGGACGTGTGCGCGCCCGGCCTGCTCATCGGGCAGTGCATCGGCCGCTGGGGCAACTTCATCAACCGCGAAGCCTTCGGCCGCGAGACCACGGCCTTCTCCCGCATGGGGCTCACGCTCCCCGGCCGGGAGACCGTGTACGTACATCCGACGTTTCTCTACGAGAGCCTGTGGAACTTCGTGGGCTTTCTGCTGCTACACTTCTGGTTTCAAAAGCACGAGCGGAGGTTTGACGGCGAGTTCATTTTGCTCTACGCCGTGTGGTACGGCATCGGCCGCGCGCTCATCGAGGGCCTGCGCACCGACAGCCTGTACATTGCCGGCACGGGCATCCGCGTCAGCCAGCTGCTGGCCGGGGTGTCGGCGGCCGCCGCTGCCGTCGTGCTCGCGCTGTTTTACACCGGCAAGCTCCGGCACGCACCGCGCTATGTTGACCGCGGCGCGGGCGGGCAGCCGGATGCATAA
- a CDS encoding insulinase family protein, translating into MTNERPENVWAATLPNGLRVRVLCKPDFQRSYAVFATCYGGADRRFRVNDTWTDTPAGVAHYLEHKLFDMPDGSDALLTLSENGADPNAFTSTNMTAYYFSCTDRFEDNLRTLLRFVSTPYFTDASVAKEQGIIAQEIHMGEDDPDRAVWRDLMRCLLARDGARDAVAGTVESIAQITPETLYTCHRAFYAPSNMVLCAVCQDTPERVAAIAAEILPPDLSPVPAADHGAPEDMTPAQARMRVELAVSAPQMLLGAKFRPAEKGEARLRQTLTAELALQAAFGEATAFYNDLYRAGLLGDDFGCSADYCGPIAMAVLGGESKDPDAVCARVSETVAQIARDGFDGPAFERARRAVYGGWLRGLDRFDDVCIAMAEGLFGGYEHMDAFPLLGEITAAECAKWLTETLAPERLALSVVAPKGGEDDADDDA; encoded by the coding sequence ATGACGAATGAACGACCCGAAAACGTCTGGGCGGCGACGCTGCCGAACGGCCTGCGCGTGCGCGTGCTGTGTAAGCCCGACTTTCAGCGCAGCTACGCCGTGTTTGCCACCTGCTACGGCGGGGCGGACCGGCGCTTTCGCGTAAATGACACGTGGACGGACACGCCCGCCGGCGTGGCGCACTATCTCGAGCACAAGCTCTTTGACATGCCCGACGGGTCGGACGCGCTGCTGACGCTGAGCGAAAACGGCGCAGACCCGAACGCCTTCACGTCCACGAACATGACGGCCTACTATTTTTCCTGCACAGACCGGTTTGAGGATAACCTGCGCACGCTGCTGCGCTTTGTCTCGACGCCGTATTTCACCGACGCGAGCGTGGCCAAGGAGCAGGGCATCATCGCTCAGGAGATCCACATGGGCGAGGACGACCCCGACCGCGCCGTGTGGCGCGACCTCATGCGCTGCCTGCTTGCGCGCGACGGGGCACGCGACGCCGTGGCCGGCACGGTCGAGAGCATCGCGCAGATCACACCCGAGACGCTCTATACCTGCCACCGCGCGTTTTACGCGCCGTCGAACATGGTGCTGTGCGCCGTGTGTCAGGACACGCCCGAGCGCGTGGCCGCCATCGCGGCGGAGATCCTGCCGCCGGACCTCTCTCCCGTCCCGGCCGCCGACCACGGCGCGCCGGAGGACATGACGCCGGCGCAGGCGCGCATGCGCGTGGAGCTCGCGGTGTCCGCGCCGCAGATGCTGCTGGGCGCGAAGTTCCGCCCGGCGGAAAAGGGCGAGGCCCGCCTGCGCCAGACGCTCACGGCGGAGCTCGCGCTGCAGGCCGCCTTCGGAGAGGCGACGGCGTTTTACAACGATCTTTACCGCGCGGGGCTGCTCGGCGACGACTTCGGCTGCAGCGCGGACTACTGCGGCCCGATCGCCATGGCCGTACTCGGCGGCGAGAGCAAGGACCCCGACGCCGTGTGCGCGCGCGTGAGCGAGACCGTCGCGCAGATCGCGCGTGACGGCTTTGACGGCCCGGCCTTCGAGCGGGCGCGCCGCGCCGTGTACGGCGGCTGGCTGCGCGGGCTCGACCGGTTCGACGATGTGTGCATCGCCATGGCCGAGGGGCTCTTCGGCGGGTACGAGCACATGGACGCCTTCCCGCTGCTCGGCGAGATCACGGCGGCGGAGTGCGCCAAGTGGCTGACCGAGACGCTCGCGCCCGAGCGCCTGGCGCTCTCGGTCGTTGCCCCGAAGGGAGGCGAGGATGATGCCGACGATGATGCGTGA
- a CDS encoding S8 family serine peptidase, producing MKKRLLTLLLALALAVSLALPAAAAQMPVEVSSALELAQAMAEPVPARGRFRSRAAAAEPTRVVAFAPALADGYGADRVLHLAAWQEYVLEFSDAAAAQRALARLRSDPDVTDCFLDEAVTADDTLAGLWDETASRSWGGHEMGLTTLRHQADVLLPAGRRATVAVIDTGAEVSHPLLAGRVSARSYDFADNTADVTDVNGHGTATAGLIADLTPDEVDVMVLRVYGDDNLSKPSRVLTALEYALENGATVVNMSIGWPNAIEKGYSFLNSVLAQAYAAGVVVVAAAGNLSRSNPTANADDVYPANQAQVLTVSAVDRSRTFDDTYSASGASVDLCAPGTGVAVAALSGGMTVRSGTSFAAPHVAAAAACVQLAQPGATAARVRRTLCDYAEDLGVPGRDDQYGNGFPVLTQCFHDRLCPGRRFADMPDADAWSHAGLDYCIAAGLIHGMTPVTVAPEALATRAQVVQLLWAAAGSPKTTGTMPFSDVAPGAWYYDAVHWAYRTGLVSGTSPTTFTPDAAITRQDFTVILYAQAGRPAMIGTALAAFPDAGQVAGYAYAALTWAVEQGLIGGVGTPSGPQLAPRGYATRAQVAKILMGYYDK from the coding sequence ATGAAAAAACGACTTTTGACCCTGCTGCTCGCGCTGGCGCTCGCGGTGTCGCTGGCGCTGCCGGCCGCCGCCGCACAGATGCCGGTGGAGGTGTCGAGCGCGCTGGAGCTGGCGCAGGCGATGGCCGAGCCGGTGCCGGCGCGCGGCCGATTCCGCTCCCGCGCCGCCGCGGCCGAGCCCACGCGCGTGGTCGCCTTCGCGCCCGCGCTCGCGGACGGGTACGGCGCGGACCGCGTGCTGCATCTGGCGGCGTGGCAGGAGTACGTGCTCGAATTTTCCGACGCGGCGGCGGCGCAGCGCGCGCTCGCGCGCCTGCGCTCCGACCCCGATGTGACGGACTGCTTTCTCGATGAGGCGGTCACGGCGGACGACACGCTCGCCGGCCTCTGGGACGAGACGGCCAGCCGCTCCTGGGGCGGGCACGAAATGGGCCTCACGACGCTGCGCCATCAGGCGGACGTGCTCCTGCCGGCCGGCCGCCGCGCGACGGTCGCCGTCATCGACACGGGCGCGGAGGTCTCGCACCCGCTGCTCGCGGGGCGCGTGTCGGCCCGCAGCTATGACTTTGCCGACAACACGGCCGACGTGACGGACGTCAACGGCCACGGCACGGCCACGGCCGGGCTCATCGCCGACCTCACACCCGACGAGGTGGACGTGATGGTCCTGCGTGTGTACGGCGACGACAACCTCTCGAAGCCGTCGCGCGTGCTCACGGCGCTCGAGTACGCGCTGGAAAACGGCGCGACCGTCGTCAACATGAGCATTGGCTGGCCGAACGCCATCGAAAAGGGCTACTCCTTTTTAAATAGTGTCCTCGCGCAGGCGTATGCCGCGGGCGTCGTCGTCGTCGCGGCGGCGGGCAACCTCAGCCGGAGCAACCCCACCGCGAACGCGGACGATGTCTATCCCGCCAATCAGGCGCAGGTGCTCACGGTCTCGGCCGTGGACCGCAGCCGGACGTTTGACGATACCTATTCGGCCTCCGGCGCGTCGGTCGATCTGTGCGCGCCGGGCACGGGCGTCGCGGTCGCGGCGCTCTCCGGCGGCATGACGGTGCGCAGCGGCACATCGTTTGCTGCGCCCCATGTCGCGGCGGCGGCGGCCTGCGTGCAGCTCGCGCAGCCGGGCGCTACGGCCGCGCGCGTGCGCCGGACGCTCTGCGACTATGCCGAGGATCTCGGCGTGCCCGGCCGCGACGATCAGTACGGCAACGGGTTTCCGGTGCTCACGCAGTGCTTTCACGACCGGCTGTGTCCGGGGCGGCGCTTTGCGGACATGCCGGACGCGGACGCCTGGTCGCACGCCGGGCTGGACTACTGCATCGCGGCGGGACTGATACACGGCATGACGCCCGTCACCGTCGCGCCGGAGGCGCTTGCCACCCGCGCGCAGGTCGTGCAGCTGCTCTGGGCGGCGGCGGGCAGCCCGAAAACCACCGGCACGATGCCGTTCTCGGATGTGGCGCCCGGCGCGTGGTATTATGACGCGGTGCACTGGGCGTATCGGACGGGGCTCGTGTCCGGTACGTCGCCCACGACGTTTACCCCCGACGCCGCCATCACGCGGCAGGACTTCACGGTCATTCTCTACGCGCAGGCCGGCCGCCCGGCTATGATCGGCACTGCGCTCGCGGCCTTCCCGGACGCGGGCCAGGTCGCGGGCTATGCCTACGCCGCGCTCACCTGGGCGGTCGAGCAGGGGCTGATCGGCGGCGTCGGCACGCCGTCCGGCCCGCAGCTCGCGCCGCGCGGCTATGCCACCCGCGCCCAGGTCGCAAAGATCCTCATGGGCTACTATGACAAATAA